The DNA window TCCGCCGCCTCTCCTGCTGGGGTGTGGGTGAGGGCGTGGTTGACCGCCAGTTTCAGGTTGGACACGGTGATGTCCAATTCCTCCATGAACCATACGAAATCCCGCATTCCCACGGGATCGAGCATGCAGGCGAGCTTGTAACGCCGGGCCAGCGCCCGCTTTATCTCCAGCGCGAAAATGGTGGCGGATATTTCCGAACCTTTGCGGGGGGACAGACCCATTTTCTTTTTGACGATTTGAAACGGCGCCCATGCCGGCCCTTCCACGATTGTCATGAAATCGTCCACCATCACCTCCCCGCATCCCGCCACATAATAAGAGGAGGCCTCGCCCCTGCCGCTTTTTGCCTCCCGGATCAGCATTGCCGCGGCGATGTTCGCCGCGTCCAGCCTGTCTGCAAGGCTTTCGGCCGCCTGCGCTGCGATCCCTTTTTGCGAAGGGAGCCATTCGCCGTAAAAATAACGTTCTATCCCAAGCTCCGCTTTCACCGTGTCTTTTAAATACTCTTCCCTGTCAACAGCCGGGGCAAGCGGATGACGGGCCTGGGCAAGCGCCGCGATGAAGTGGGCAAGGCTCCTGTCCTTTGCCTCCCACAAAGGCGTTTTCCCTTCCGGCAGGATCAACGAGTTGAATCCGAAACGGCGCTCCACTTTTTCACCGTGATATTTAAGATAGCGCAACGCCGATTTCAATTCTTCAATCTCCCACCGCATCAGGATGGCGCGGCAGGATCGCGGATCAGTCTGCATAGCCATGCCGGCGAAGTGGCGCCGGAGGCGGTGATGTCCGTCGGCCATGACGCGCAGTAGGCGCATGGGGGATATGTCCGTCTCCCCCTTTGCCACAAGGCTTTCCATCTCCGGGGCGAATACCGATCCTTCCAGAAGCCCGGCCACCCCGCGCGCGTCTTCCATTTGCAGGATGCGTATGAATTCCCCGTAAGAGGGGAATCGCCCCGCAAGCGCCTTTAGCCTTGTGACGGTGTACTCAATTTCCATTTTCTTCCGCCGCCGCCGCTATCCTGGCGGCGAACTTCCATCCATACATGCGCCACAGTTTCGCAAGCCTCGGCTCCAGGGCGCACGTCACAGCCTTGCGCCCGTCTTCTAACATAGCCGTGAAACCGTCCGCCACCGTTTCATCCGCTATTACATTGGGAACACCGGCTTTTTTGAGGACGGCCGCGGTCTTTTCGTCCGCGTGGACTTCACTGATCCGGCCGGCCTCTTCTCCGGCCCGCGCAAGTTCCGCGGTGACAAACGCCCCGTACCCTGGTTCGTCTATGAAACGCCGGTACATCGTCCGGACAATTCCGAGGATGTCTTCCACTGCGGCGTTGAAAGACTCAAGGGAGACGGAGCGATCCTCCATCCTTTTCCGGGCGGCGTCAAGGGCTGCGCCCCTTAAAGCGATTTCCCTTTTTTTCATTTCAATTGCCCGGTCCAGCTCCGCCGCCCTGCTCTTCGCCCCCGACATGACAGCGTCCGCTTTATGGGCCGCCTCGCCGAAAATCTCCCGCTCCTTGAGGTCCGCCTCGGCGGAAATGGCGGCGAGAAGTTTTTCTACGCTCATTTGCTGTAAAGCAACAGCACAGACACCACGAAACCGAGGATCACCATCGTCTCGGGTATGGCGATGAGGATGATCATCAGCCCCGCCACCTCTTTTTTCTCCACGATGGCGCCCACCGCGGCGGAGCCTATCTTGGCCTGCGCATACGCGGTGGCCCAGGCGGTAAGCCCTATGGCCAAGGCCGCGGCCAATAATTTCCAGTCCATTTTATGTCCCCCTCTAATAATATTTTAACCGTTTTTCAGTGGTGAAAACCGCACCTGGCCGAATTCATAAAACTGACCCAGGAACTCGACGAAATTAAGGCGCGCCGCCTGGATCGCCGGGCTGTAAAGCCCTATGGCCAGCGAAAGGGCGTGGAATCCGGCGGCCATAAGTATCCCGGTGAAAAGCCCTCCGGCGGAGGTGAACGCCTTTCCGGCCATGTCCGCCACCAGCACGGAGGCGAAGCCCAGCGCCATGAGCCTGGCGTGGGAAAGGATGTTGGAAATAAGCCTGGGGGTCTCCACAATCTCCGCCCCGCCGAAAACTCCCTTCACCAAAAGGGACGCTCCCAAAGCCAGGACGCCCATCACAGGCTCCTCCCCGGTGTAATACAGCCAGCCGGACCAGAGTACGGACACTATCACACCCAGGTCCGCCGCCTTTACCGCCATCCTTTTATAGTCCCGCATCCTGTGCCCCACCAGTATCCCGCACACTTGCCCCAAAGATACGTTCAGCGCTCCGAAGGCCACCACCGCCAGAAGCGTTTCGATGGGCCGTTCGCGCCGGTTGAAATAAGGCTCGCCAAAGCCCACCGCCTGCCACAATTCACCGAACATCTCGCCGAAGAAGACGCCCCATATGGCGCTCCACGCCGCCATCAGGTAGATTATCCCCCCCGCGTCACGCGCCGCGGCGTTCCCCGGCAGAAGCCTTGTTATGTACCATCCGGAAAGCGCCAGAATCACCGCGTATCCCACGTCGCCTAGCATCAGGCCGAATAGCATCGGCAGCGAAATGGCGATGAGCGGGGCGGGATCTATCGTGCCATACATGGGGGGGGAGTATATCTGCACCAACCGTTCAAAGGGGCGCACGACGGCAGGATTGCGGAGCAGTATGGGAGTTTCTGGAAACTCCGCGGGTTCCGGATCCTCGAAATACATTATCACCGCCCCACTGAAACGCTCCCCGGCCAGATGTTCCACCCTCCCGGCCTCGCCAGCCGGCAGCCATCCGGTTATCCAGAAAGACGATTCCGAATTCAAAAGCTGCCCCCTGGTGTGAAGCGGGCCGAGCATCCGCTCAAGCCTTGCAAGGGCTTCCTGAAAATTCTCCCTCCACAGGCTGGAGACATCCTGCAGCTCAGAGGCAAACCCGCGGCGCTCATCATTGAGGGCCACCTGGCGCGAGAACAGGAACCGCAGCGTGGAGGCGAATGTCTCCCTTTCATACCGCTCCGGCACGTGGATGGGGCGCACCTTGTGGCCGAAAACAAACCGCCGCACCTCTTCGGACTTGGACGAAGGGTACATCGCCAGCGCCACCACCCCCTCGTGATGATTCTTCCCCTTGAACAACGCGCAGGCGCCCGCCGTCACTTCATCGAGCCTTTGGGCCATCTCTTCATATGCCCCCAGACCTTCCGGCGGGAAAGTGACGCCGGTGATTTCCATGCCGCGCACGTATTCGAGTTTCTCTATCAGTGGCTGGAATTCCTCATAAAGTTTCTTGTACTCTCCCACTTCCTTAATCTCAGCCGCCGCCGCTTCATCCTCTATTAAAATGGCCGCGGCCCGGTCCAGCGCTTCCTTGAAAGGGCCGGGTGAGGAAATCTCCGCCAGCGCCCCGTCATCGGAGGCAGGGAGGGCAAATAAGGATTTGTCCGAAGACCGGGCGGAAGGGAGATTTGCAAGGGCCGTTTTGATCTGGCCGATCATTTCCTCGGCGGCCCGCAGTTTTGCGGCGGCCCCGCC is part of the Nitrospinota bacterium genome and encodes:
- a CDS encoding V-type ATPase subunit, whose protein sequence is MEIEYTVTRLKALAGRFPSYGEFIRILQMEDARGVAGLLEGSVFAPEMESLVAKGETDISPMRLLRVMADGHHRLRRHFAGMAMQTDPRSCRAILMRWEIEELKSALRYLKYHGEKVERRFGFNSLILPEGKTPLWEAKDRSLAHFIAALAQARHPLAPAVDREEYLKDTVKAELGIERYFYGEWLPSQKGIAAQAAESLADRLDAANIAAAMLIREAKSGRGEASSYYVAGCGEVMVDDFMTIVEGPAWAPFQIVKKKMGLSPRKGSEISATIFALEIKRALARRYKLACMLDPVGMRDFVWFMEELDITVSNLKLAVNHALTHTPAGEAADIFIKVTI
- a CDS encoding ATPase, producing the protein MDWKLLAAALAIGLTAWATAYAQAKIGSAAVGAIVEKKEVAGLMIILIAIPETMVILGFVVSVLLLYSK